From the Glycine max cultivar Williams 82 chromosome 11, Glycine_max_v4.0, whole genome shotgun sequence genome, the window gtaaaaaaataatatgcattATACATGCTAAAATACTAGTTTTGATTATAAAATAACACTAAAAAGCATTATTTTTTaagggaaatatttttttagggttcattcattatttttcattgCAGCATAAATTTcccatatataataatttcacataaatattttttttagttaccaTGTTATTGATATAAagttatcattaatttttatcaacGATTAATCTTTATCATAAAACttgactaatatttttaataaagtgTATTTAACTAACTACAActacattctttttttattcacgTGACTCTAAGTATACCTAAACCAATAACATACTGGTACAATTTGATTCACCTTGTTACCTCTATTTACAGGATCCcgttgaattatttaatttatttttttataaaaaaagctaTAAAATCATGTTTACAAGTTTTGAATCGATATGATAAATTCACATCTCTCATGTTAAATTTTACTGAAGATCATTCTCCCTATTTATGATAATTAGTAGGCAAGATgtatacaaatttaaataattggggttgcatataaatattaaaaaaattagcatgTATCTGCCCtcaatattactaattatatgAGATAAAGATGGACtgtaaattaaatgaattatcGGTATAACTTGTCAGTGTCACATTGTCTATTTAATGGAGACTTATTCAGGAACAGAacataaaatgtaaatttcagATCTAGCTTATGCCCCCATTCATTATATATGTTTGCTGGAACCAACGTGTGACAAGTACATACATTAATAGATTAGATGATGCAAAAGCAATTTGTGACATCAACTTGGAGTAAATGACAAACAGTTTTTTATTTGTCGACTTTGATTTCAATTTCATGGCTGATTGGCGCTGTCATTATTTGAGAAGCAAAAACAAGTGAGAACTCTTGTTTATTGTAATAAATGGGAATTGTAAATTAAGACCATATAATTCTACATAAATCGATAAAGATTAAAAGGGATGATAATTTtgtgagaaaaagaaaacttatttaagTGATCAAGATTCATGTGATTACTAACTTACTTTTAATCttgatcaaaattcaaatttatagtTCTTATTTCTCACAATAAACCAGTATTCTCACTAGATATACCATATGTAAACAACGAaccattataaaaagaaatagttaAATGTCATAAGCAAACTTAACTCCTAAAACTTTAATCCAATAACCAAAGTTAGTATTTTCTTAACTACGAAAAAAAGATGATAATCTGTGCTTAGACATCGTAAATTGCTTTAATTATATGGAAGCTTCAATTTCCTCTGAGTTCAGGGCAATTTCATTTGAGTCTTCATCTGGCCGCAACTGTGCAGAAACACCATCTATGGCAGAGTTCAACTGTGCTATTTTCTCAGTTAGCACCTTGCGAGTCCTCTGTTTTCATCACAGCAGAAGATAACatgaatttcatcaaattaatttgtatGACAAGCTCATATCCACAGTGAATAAAAAAACTACACTTACTCATGGCTagtgaaaaaaacataaattccaaattcaaaacaaaaatccctCAAAATCAAATGCAACATTTTACTTCCTGCATAATACAGTTTTCTCTGTGTACAATGACGGCAATGAGAACCAAATCTAAGTCCTCATGCATCTACTCCAACTCCCCACCACTAGGCTGACCCTAGTGAATTAGATTTTACTTAACAATCTAGTTACATTAACAATGAATTTAGCTTCTTATATTGTACTTTTTATATGTAATTGTGATCGTTTTGCAAATATTTACTTATGTGTAAGTAATGTAAATTTTCTGAATTCACTACTCATATTTTGGGTCATTGACTTCAATTGTTGGACAAACTCATTAAGTTATACCAGGCACCAATTTTTGGTTAtgttttcttttgtctttttctATGAGGAAGGAGGGGGGAGGGGGTGAatttcacatactaaacataaGCAGAAGTTCTTCCTCTTTCACAAACATTCAGACACACTCCATGAGCatggtttcaactttcaagtaaATAGTAACTGTGGGAAAATTTCCTGACCTCTAGAGCTTTTTCTTCATCATACATGAATTTTGGAAGTTTCCTCATTAAGTCTTTACTGTCAGCTCCAGCTAGTGCCCTGCTTATCTGCAAAGTAATAACATAGAAGTCAAAGATAATCTATTTTCTGACCTTTAAActcattaaacaatctttcaagtcaaaacaacatataaaaaaCAGTTCCATCTTCAAAAAATTGTCGTTCATAAACTTGAAAGAAAAAGGTTTAAAAACTAGTAAATCCAtccatgcattctttcttttcaaGCATGTGAAAACAAACCTAACACAACAATTGTTGAAAAACAACATAGATGCATGATTCCAAAGAGAGCCAACTTAAATAGAACCAAATCAGTGCAGATGTGccaataaaaatgaagaaatcatATTGAAATTTGATGCATATGTACATAATGAGGGGAATTATCTCTCAACTTTATAAGAGTAAGGTGATGGAAACGAATTAAGATTAGATTCACATCAGATTTAAGCAAAACTAAAGTTGGACCAAAGTGAAGTAAAGTATATTCTTCACAAGTAGAGACAATATTCCACAATATGGGTAATGAGACACctgtaaatgataataaattgaAGAAACAAGACACCTTCTGCCCAGccacaagaaaaggaaaatgttgACATACCTGAGGTGCATATAGACAACCCAATGCTCCAACAATTAGTCCTCCCAATACAAAACCACCAACAAAACCACTTCCACTACTTGGTCTTCCACCATCACCACTGTTCTAGCAGAAAGATTAGAAACACTATAAAGTTAACATAATCCCAAAAGGTATACTAACCTGTTAAAATTATGGTCGTGCCAATATTTTAGACAAGCAAAAGAGTTAAATGTAAGATACAATCGACAATCACaacaatatttaattagaaacacaaaatgaaacaagaacaagaatagCTGGAGGGTTATAATATATGTTGTAGCCAAACCATATTCTAGGCTTATATACTAAACAGTCatgtaccccccccccccccccccaaaaaaaaaaaaaaaacaagatgcACCAGAAAGTTCTGTCCTCCTACCCTGCTCGAATAACAAGTGGCTGGTTACGTGTTGCTTTAGTCTTTAAAGAGGAACCTGGAAAGTGTTCACTGGAGCTGATTTTCAAGAAGCATTTGTCCATCGTCAATGAGGAACCTGacaataatttgaatataagaATTGCAGGAAAATCACTAGATAGGAGGTGTTTGATATGTATAGCTTTAGTAAGATACCATTCACAATTACAGTAGCAAGGATCAAACACCATGCTTTATTCCCATGAATTTAGCACAAAGATGTAAGTTATTTGCCACTTGCCAGTAGTACAGATATAAAAATCCCAAATACCTGGAAAGAGAAAAAGGCCCACTCAAATACCTTGCCCAAGACTACATCTCCTGGCATCAGGATTGTGTGGCTCCAAAATTAGATTTACATGCATACTAACTTCAACTCATATCCACAAAAACCTAAATAAACCAGagcaaatatataatttaattcttcaaaGATGTTACATTACtcgtattttttttgtctttgaagATTTTCGTCTATCCAAATAGGTCATAAAAGTGTTAGCTTGCTAACAAGTTCACTCTACCAATGTAAAATAAACTTGCTAACAAGTTCATCTCTTTGGGAATCAATTTGCATAGACAGAAACTTttggagacaaaaaaaaaaaaaaaaaacaactacgGGAAACGTAACATCTTTTGGGGCCCAAATTCTATACTTTTCTCTAAATCAAAACACAGAAAAAGACGGCAGCAAGTATGTATGAAGAATCAAGTATCACATCCTcctcaaaatgaaacaaagagaaATATATGTTGGGTATGATATAGTTGGTTGGAGTAAAAATGGCAATGCATATAGGCATACACGACAATCAAGTTTAGCTCAAATTCTCATCTTCCACCAGTTCATTTccaccccaaccaaacatagccTAAGGGAAGTGGCTTATTCTCTTAACGCAATTCAACCACATGTCAGTCTAATCAAGCTTCCGCATTATCTAGGAACCAAACACCAAAGAGACACACAACTAAAACAATtccatattttttcaattttcatttggCCCCCCAAAAAAGGGATTTTTAGAATATCCGAGAATTACAAATACACAAgcacgaaaaaaaaaatgatgcaaACTTGATATACGGAACGACAACAGAACGGAAAATACAGTGTAAGGAACAGCAATGAATGgtgcaaaaaaattgaaagaaaaaagggaaCAGTTATTCACTTTAGAGTGGTGCCCTTTCGGGAAATGACAATGATGATAGTGATGGAAGTAATCACCTGAGAGAAAGTGGGTATTGGGATTCTTCGGCGTAGCGATGAAGCTTGATAGAGTAGCCATTTCTAAAAAGTGTAGCTGATACTGAAATTGAAACtgtgtaattttctttcttcctctgtTATTGTTATTTTCCTTCCTCGTAGAAAacgaaaaagaacaaaaacaacagATCCTGCTACTCGTTTTGCGCTTCGATAATATCGCTAGATCTCGTTTTAGTTTCGTTATTAACAAGACCAGTATGGTGCATTCACTTGAAGTTGGGCTCGTTTCTTTTTGCCACGGCCCATTAACTTATGGGCTACAACATATACAAAGCATTTATCACGAAAATACTTATAttatcaaataagaaaatactCAAACAATATACAAAGCATTTATCAAGTTATTATCAAATATGTTgtatattctttaaaaaaaagatgttttatATTAATCGCTATTAGGAATTGAATGCAAATGCAGAAAGTCCTCTGTTTCTTTTTAGTTGTCATAATAATCTAACATTGAtaactcacaaaataaaaaaacagaagtAATTGCcagttgaaaaaatatttgattttatcgttatttaaaaaaaaaggggggggggggggggggaaataTTTCAATATGCTACAAACCAAATGTACGTTCTTGATTGCATTAACGTTGGcattagttattaaaaaaacgtTGGTATTAGTTTTGAAAATACCATTCAGACCTGATTATGTATTCGTTTTGTTTACAGGGTGATGTAACACAAtcaaaagaagaggaaaaaaatgctTGCCATACATCTTGTCATATTTGTTGATTGGTGTCATTAAAACTGTACCAAGTGGTGTTGAAAGTGACatcaagcatttttttttttcaatttatactaTGCTAAATATGACAGAAAGGGCAAAATACTACCCAATGTCATTGACAAgatgatttaataataattgaacTCAATTAGGTCCGTCAAATACTAATCTTAATCATCCCCTTACCATCTTGCTTTCTCGTACACTTGGTGCTCCAAAATGATTCTCGAAGTTTTAATAACACAAttgattcttctttttggtTTAATTCTCATAGTTTCTATATAGATTGCTTTGACGAATCTAAACATGTAATATTTTAAGTAATCAGCGAGAGTTAGTTTAATTCTCATCATTTTCAAGTGTTATGATAATCAC encodes:
- the LOC100786309 gene encoding uncharacterized protein LOC100786309 (The RefSeq protein has 1 substitution compared to this genomic sequence) — its product is MATLSSFIATPKNPNTHFLSGSSLTMDKCFLKISSSEHFPGSSLKTKATRNQPLVIRAGGDGGRPSSGSGFVGGFVLGGLIVGALGCLYAPQISRALAGADSRDLMRKLPKFMYDEEKALERTRKVLTEKIAQLNSAIDGVSAQLRPDEDSNEIALNSEEIEASI